GGTCTCTGTGCACCCGCTCCACCAAGCCGTGGTGGCGAGTGCCACGGGAGGGGTCCAGGGGCGAGTGTGGAGGGCCCTGCAGGAAGTACAGGGTCAGTACATCATATAATCACATATAGAACAGGCACAGCGGGGTTACTAGTACAtgccagggaggggggcagtctgtTCATGCACAGAACTCACTGCCACTGAGCCACGAAGGGGTCACCCTGTCCCTGGGTGCAATACGGGATCATTCCGTGATATATAGGGGTTGGGGAGCCAGGcacgggatgggaggggggagaagggggaaagaggggatccaggcacaggaggggggggggggcagagagatgcTAAAGAGCGTCACCTGAAATTCTACCGAGCCGCTCCGATCTGGTTGACATTGGGCAGAGATCCCCCGTAATAAGGACCTCGCATGTGAGCCATTCTCAGCTTCTGCACCTGTAACTGTCACAGAGACACATGGCTTAGTGTCAGGGTGGGACACGGCACACAGAacccagggggggaggggcgcagggggATGGCAAGAACAGAGGGTAACTGAAAGGGGGCAGGGGTAAGGCAAGGACAGAGGGTTACGATGGGGGCAGGGGTAAGGCAAGGACAGAGGGTTACGATGGGGGCAGGGGTAAGGCAAGGACAGAGGGTTACGATGGGGGCAGGGGTAAGGCAAGGACAGAGGGTTACGATGGGGGCAGGGGTAAGGCAAGGACAGAGGGTTACGATGGGGGCAGGGGTAAGGCAAGGACAGAGGGTTACTATGGGGGCAGGGGTAAGGCAAGGACAGAGGGTTACTATGGTGGGCAGAATATTACATGAAGGCAGAGGAGATAAGGTGGCAACGCTTCAATTTGCCCGTTCCCACGGATCACCATGGGACCGGGGAACTTCCGTTAGAGTCCTTCAGAACACAGAATGCTGCTGTAAGAGACCCTGGTGAGGTGAGAGCCATGTGTGTATTCTGTCACAGGACACGTGTGTAttatgtgacacagtgacaggagaCACACACGTAttatgtgacacagtgacaggacacacacgtaatgtatgtatgtctatttatatagcgccaaaagtgcaCTCGGCActgcacaaagaatacagtacggggaattataataatacaataagagcagcaaaatcagacaataggaaagtgacacagtgacaggacacaaaCGTATGATGTGTCCTGTGACAGGACACACACGTATGATGTGACAGGACACACACGTATGatgtgacaggacacacacatgacatgacagtgacaggacacacatgtatgatgtgacagtgacaacacacacacacacgtgtgacaGGACACACGTGTatgtgacaggacacacacatgtatgacagtgacaggacacacccaggtgtATGATGTGACAGTGACAGGCCACTCCGGAGACAGATATCACGACATGCCCCGCCCCTTCTTACCCGGGTGGAGCCGATGTCCATCATCACCTCCTCGAAGGCCGCGGTCTCCTCCGCTTGCCTTTGCCT
The DNA window shown above is from Ascaphus truei isolate aAscTru1 unplaced genomic scaffold, aAscTru1.hap1 HAP1_SCAFFOLD_3007, whole genome shotgun sequence and carries:
- the LOC142483146 gene encoding CREB-regulated transcription coactivator 2-like isoform X2 encodes the protein MAAGASGPSAASNPRKFSEKIALQRQRQAEETAAFEEVMMDIGSTRVQKLRMAHMRGPYYGGSLPNVNQIGAAR
- the LOC142483146 gene encoding CREB-regulated transcription coactivator 2-like isoform X1, with the translated sequence MAAGASGPSAASNPRKFSEKIALQRQRQAEETAAFEEVMMDIGSTRLQVQKLRMAHMRGPYYGGSLPNVNQIGAAR